The Armatimonadota bacterium genome includes a window with the following:
- a CDS encoding B-box zinc finger protein: MSEIRCAYHPDRPALYYCTRCGRAICPGCVVRTASGNLCRPCVEQPLRPRPRSLWAWVAAGAVLMVLLFWWFLLASR, from the coding sequence GTGAGCGAGATCCGGTGCGCCTATCACCCGGATCGGCCCGCCCTCTACTACTGCACCCGGTGTGGGCGGGCCATCTGCCCGGGGTGCGTGGTCCGAACCGCGTCCGGAAACCTGTGCCGGCCCTGCGTGGAACAGCCACTTCGCCCCCGCCCCAGGTCCCTGTGGGCGTGGGTGGCCGCGGGGGCGGTGCTTATGGTTTTGCTCTTCTGGTGGTTCCTCCTCGCCTCCCGCTAG